From the genome of Gopherus flavomarginatus isolate rGopFla2 unplaced genomic scaffold, rGopFla2.mat.asm mat_scaffold_34_arrow_ctg1, whole genome shotgun sequence, one region includes:
- the LOC127042177 gene encoding olfactory receptor 6F1-like: MDLMAGAEIENQTSVQKFILLGFPGTWYFRISLAMVFSIMYFLTIVGNMSVIALVWTHPWLHTPMYFFLCNISFLDIWYTTACAPKAIAVMFGKSQTISFTGCILQLYFIFSLGSTECLILAVMAYDRYLAICHPLHYSSLMNSTFSAQLALISWLCGFLVISVLASLISRLSFCGPNIINHFFCDINSWIALSCTDTRLVELATFIISINVLLGSCAITLISYIYIISTICRIPSAQGRQKTFSTCSAHLTVVTILYGSTIFLYVKPSAQNSLDLNKIVNIFSAIVNPLLNPFIYTLRNKEVKQALEKVISGM, encoded by the coding sequence ATGGACCTCATGGCTGGAGCAGAAATAGAAAACCAAACCAGTGTGCAGAAATTCATACTCCTGGGATTTCCTGGCACTTGGTATTTTCGGATTTCCCTTGCAATGGTGTTTTCAATTATGTATTTCCTTACAATTGTAGGGAATATGTCTGTTATAGCCTTAGTGTGGACTCACCCATGgctccacacccccatgtacttctttctCTGCAATATCTCCTTCCTAGATATCTGGTACACCACGGCCTGCGCCCCCAAAGCCATTGCTGTCATGTTCGGGAAAAGCCAAACGATTTCCTTCACCGGCTGCATCCTGCAACTGTATTTCATATTCTCACTGGGCTCTACAGAATGTCTCATACTGGCTGTCATGGCATATGACCGCTATTTGGCCATATGTCATCCATTGCATTACAGCTCCCTCATGAACAGCACCTTCTCTGCTCAACTGGCCCTCATCTCTTGGCTGTGTGGGTTCCTGGTTATCTCTGTGCTGGCATCTCTAATATCCAGGTTGTCTTTCTGCGGCCCTAACATTATCAATCACTTCTTCTGTGACATAAATTCCTGGATAGCACTTTCCTGCACTGATACGAGACTCGTTGAGCTGGCAACTTTTATCATCTCAATTAATGTCCTCCTGGGCTCATGTGCAATAACTCTAATCTCGTACATTTacatcatctccaccatctgTAGAATCCCCTCAGCCCAAGGCCGTCAAAAGACCTTTTCCACTTGCTCTGCCCATCTCACTGTTGTAACTATCTTGTACGGCTCCACCATTTTTCTGTATGTCAAGCCTTCTGCACAGAACTCATTGGATTTAAACAAAATAGTCAATATCTTTAGCGCTATTGTAAATCCTCTATTAAACCCTTTCATTTACACTCTAAGAAACAAAGAGGTGAAGCAAGCCCTGGAAAAGGTAATCAGTGGGATGTAG